One stretch of Lacrimispora sphenoides DNA includes these proteins:
- the rfbD gene encoding dTDP-4-dehydrorhamnose reductase, protein MKVFVTGVKGQLGFDVVNELNKRGHEAVGVDIDEMDITDKDSVNRVIKAAAPDAVIHCAAYTAVDAAEDNEELCRNVNAKGTEYIAGVCRELDIKMMYISTDYVFNGQGTRPWEPDDERAPLNVYGKTKYEGELAVEENLAKYFIVRIAWVFGVNGKNFIKTMLNLGKTHDKLTVVADQTGSPTYTYDLARLLVDMIETEKYGRYHATNEGECTWYEFACEIFRQAGMDVKVEPVGSDQYPAKAKRPANSRMNKDKLEENGFLPLPSWQDALKRYLEVVFPG, encoded by the coding sequence ATGAAAGTATTTGTTACTGGCGTAAAGGGCCAGCTTGGATTTGATGTAGTAAATGAACTGAATAAACGGGGGCATGAGGCGGTCGGTGTGGACATCGATGAGATGGACATCACGGATAAGGACAGCGTAAACCGGGTTATTAAGGCAGCCGCTCCTGATGCGGTCATCCACTGTGCCGCCTATACGGCTGTGGATGCGGCGGAAGATAATGAGGAGTTGTGCCGGAATGTTAATGCAAAGGGAACGGAGTACATTGCCGGGGTGTGCCGGGAACTGGATATTAAGATGATGTATATCAGCACGGATTATGTGTTTAATGGCCAGGGAACCCGTCCCTGGGAGCCTGATGACGAGAGGGCGCCGCTAAATGTTTACGGCAAGACGAAATATGAAGGAGAACTGGCAGTAGAAGAAAACCTCGCTAAATATTTTATCGTAAGAATTGCCTGGGTATTTGGAGTGAATGGAAAGAATTTTATTAAGACCATGCTGAACCTGGGAAAGACTCATGATAAATTAACGGTGGTAGCTGACCAGACAGGTTCTCCTACCTATACTTATGATCTGGCCCGCCTTTTGGTAGACATGATAGAAACGGAGAAATACGGCCGTTATCATGCTACCAACGAAGGAGAGTGCACATGGTATGAGTTTGCCTGTGAAATCTTTAGACAGGCAGGTATGGATGTAAAAGTGGAGCCTGTCGGCTCGGATCAGTATCCGGCAAAGGCAAAACGGCCGGCCAACAGCCGTATGAATAAGGATAAGCTGGAAGAAAACGGCTTTCTGCCCCTGCCTTCCTGGCAGGATGCTTTAAAACGGTATCTGGAGGTTGTTTTTCCCGGTTAA
- a CDS encoding carbohydrate ABC transporter permease: MSRSKKKKNNLAATYAVLIFMASFIVVPVLWMISTAFKTEPQTYYPQPKWIPDPFSLDSFRKFFNTYNFGRMTLNSLVVCLSAMVICVACACLAGYGVTRFRFKGRKQLMSFLLITQMFPGVMLVVPFYAVLSRYNLVNSLLGLVVVYAATNIAFSTWMIVSYFKTIPLELDEAARVDGASSFRIFWNIILPLIVPGIAAVAMFVLFNGWNEYMFSSVLVSKDELKTLTVGIISLNSQYQIKWNDLMAASSISSLPLVILFVSFQKYFIAGMTGGAVKS, from the coding sequence ATGAGTAGATCAAAAAAGAAAAAAAATAATTTGGCTGCTACCTATGCCGTACTAATTTTTATGGCTTCTTTTATCGTGGTCCCGGTTTTATGGATGATATCCACTGCTTTTAAAACGGAGCCGCAGACGTATTATCCTCAGCCTAAATGGATTCCGGACCCGTTTTCACTGGATTCCTTCCGGAAATTCTTCAATACTTATAATTTTGGACGCATGACCTTAAACAGTCTGGTGGTCTGCCTTTCCGCCATGGTTATCTGTGTGGCCTGTGCATGCCTGGCAGGATATGGGGTGACCAGGTTCCGATTTAAAGGAAGAAAACAGCTGATGAGCTTTCTTCTTATTACGCAGATGTTTCCGGGAGTCATGCTGGTGGTTCCTTTTTACGCGGTGCTTTCCAGGTATAATCTTGTTAACTCCCTGCTTGGCCTGGTCGTCGTTTATGCGGCTACAAATATAGCCTTCAGTACATGGATGATTGTATCTTACTTTAAGACCATCCCCCTGGAACTTGATGAGGCGGCACGGGTGGATGGGGCTTCCAGCTTCCGGATCTTTTGGAATATTATCCTTCCGCTGATCGTTCCGGGAATTGCGGCGGTAGCCATGTTTGTACTGTTTAACGGCTGGAATGAATATATGTTTTCTTCTGTCCTGGTATCCAAGGATGAATTAAAAACGCTCACTGTTGGGATCATTTCCTTAAATTCCCAATATCAAATTAAATGGAATGACCTAATGGCAGCATCCAGCATATCCAGTCTTCCTTTGGTAATTCTTTTTGTAAGTTTCCAGAAGTATTTTATTGCTGGAATGACCGGAGGAGCTGTAAAGAGCTGA
- the rfbB gene encoding dTDP-glucose 4,6-dehydratase — protein sequence MKIIVTGGAGFIGGNFVHHMVNKYPDYQIINLDLLTYAGNLETLKSVEDKPNYKFVKGDIADRSFVFDLFEKEKPDVVVNFAAESHVDRSITDPEAFVRTNVMGTTTLLDACRTYGIKRYHQVSTDEVYGDLPLDRPDLFFTEETPLHTSSPYSSSKASADLFVQAYQRTFGLPVTISRCSNNYGPYHFPEKLIPLIISRALADEELPVYGTGENVRDWLHVSDHCEAIDLIIHKGKAGEVYNVGGHNERTNLEVVKTILKALDKPESLIKFVTDRPGHDRRYAIDPKKLETELGWKPKYNFDTGIRQTIQWYLDNEDWWKHIINGEYQNYFDNMYGKRL from the coding sequence ATGAAAATTATCGTTACCGGAGGAGCCGGTTTTATCGGTGGAAATTTTGTACATCACATGGTGAATAAGTACCCGGATTATCAGATCATCAATCTGGACCTTTTGACCTATGCAGGAAATTTAGAGACATTGAAGTCTGTTGAGGATAAGCCAAATTATAAATTTGTAAAAGGGGATATAGCAGACAGAAGTTTTGTTTTTGACCTCTTTGAGAAGGAAAAACCTGATGTAGTGGTAAACTTTGCGGCAGAGAGCCATGTGGACCGTTCCATTACAGACCCGGAGGCATTTGTAAGAACGAATGTAATGGGAACCACGACCCTTCTTGATGCCTGCCGCACTTATGGAATCAAGCGTTATCATCAGGTTTCTACTGATGAAGTATACGGTGATCTGCCTCTTGACCGCCCGGACTTATTCTTCACAGAGGAAACACCGCTTCATACCTCAAGCCCTTATTCCTCCTCAAAAGCCAGCGCAGACCTTTTTGTTCAGGCATACCAGAGGACGTTCGGTCTTCCGGTGACTATTTCCAGATGCTCCAATAACTATGGACCGTATCATTTCCCGGAAAAGCTGATTCCTCTTATTATCAGTCGTGCCCTGGCAGACGAAGAGCTTCCGGTATATGGAACAGGGGAAAATGTAAGAGACTGGCTCCATGTTTCCGATCACTGCGAAGCCATTGATCTGATCATTCACAAGGGAAAAGCAGGCGAGGTCTACAATGTAGGCGGACACAACGAGCGCACCAACTTAGAAGTGGTTAAGACCATTCTTAAGGCTCTTGATAAACCGGAGAGCTTAATCAAGTTCGTAACAGACCGTCCTGGCCATGACAGACGTTATGCCATTGACCCGAAGAAGCTGGAAACCGAGCTTGGCTGGAAGCCTAAATATAACTTTGATACCGGAATCCGTCAGACCATCCAGTGGTACTTAGACAATGAGGACTGGTGGAAGCATATCATCAATGGAGAATATCAGAATTATTTTGATAATATGTACGGTAAGCGTTTATAA
- a CDS encoding XRE family transcriptional regulator has product MSVETMLSIASSLSVSLDYLIYGTTESEKETDALMGEQQAVISLLGQCSDQKRRYALDLLKLFMKASDNR; this is encoded by the coding sequence ATGTCTGTTGAGACTATGTTAAGCATCGCATCAAGTTTGAGTGTTTCTTTAGATTATCTGATTTACGGAACAACGGAATCAGAAAAAGAAACCGACGCACTTATGGGCGAACAGCAGGCCGTTATTAGCCTCCTTGGGCAATGTAGTGATCAGAAACGACGTTATGCGCTGGATTTGTTAAAATTATTTATGAAAGCCAGTGATAATAGATAA
- the rfbA gene encoding glucose-1-phosphate thymidylyltransferase RfbA has product MKGIILAGGSGTRLYPLTMVTSKQLLPIYDKPMIYYPLSVLMNAGIRDILIISTPDDTPRFEALLGDGGQFGIRLSYAVQPSPDGLAQAFIIGEKFIGDDSVAMILGDNIFAGHGLNKRLLNAANKKDGATVFGYYVDDPERFGIVEFDSDGKAISIEEKPAKPKSNYCVTGLYFYDNKVVEYAKNLKPSARGELEITDLNRIYLEEGKLDVELLGQGFTWLDTGTHESLADATDFVRTMETHQHRKIACLEEIAYLNHWITKDQLLENIEPLKKNQYGQYLMDVLAGKYIDKLHG; this is encoded by the coding sequence ATGAAGGGAATTATACTTGCCGGAGGCTCCGGCACCAGACTTTACCCGCTGACCATGGTAACTTCCAAACAGTTACTGCCTATTTATGACAAGCCGATGATATATTATCCCCTGTCTGTTCTAATGAACGCAGGTATCAGGGATATCCTGATCATCTCAACGCCTGATGACACGCCGCGTTTTGAAGCACTTTTAGGAGATGGAGGACAATTTGGCATCCGCTTATCTTATGCGGTCCAGCCTTCCCCAGATGGTCTTGCACAGGCATTTATCATTGGAGAGAAATTCATTGGAGACGACAGCGTGGCCATGATCCTTGGGGATAATATTTTCGCAGGACACGGACTTAACAAACGCCTGTTAAATGCGGCTAACAAAAAGGATGGAGCTACTGTATTCGGCTATTATGTAGATGATCCGGAGCGATTTGGAATCGTGGAATTCGATTCTGACGGAAAGGCAATATCCATTGAAGAAAAGCCTGCAAAGCCAAAGAGCAATTACTGTGTGACCGGACTTTATTTCTATGATAATAAGGTTGTGGAATATGCAAAGAATTTGAAGCCATCGGCCAGGGGTGAACTGGAAATCACTGATTTAAACCGCATTTACCTGGAAGAAGGAAAGCTTGATGTGGAGCTTTTAGGCCAGGGCTTTACCTGGCTTGATACAGGGACTCATGAATCTCTGGCAGATGCCACGGATTTTGTACGCACCATGGAGACACACCAGCACAGGAAGATCGCATGTCTGGAGGAAATCGCTTATTTAAATCATTGGATCACAAAGGATCAGCTGTTGGAGAACATTGAGCCTTTGAAAAAGAACCAGTACGGACAATATCTGATGGATGTCCTTGCCGGTAAATACATTGACAAGTTACACGGTTAA
- a CDS encoding carbohydrate ABC transporter permease, which yields MNFMNKSGIAQIKVKSQRQGYYFTLPIVVMLAALIIYPMVYGFYISFFNTNLVTKWNFVGFKYYTAAFKEAAFYQSVLLTTMFMILVVAGHFILGFILATLLNREFKGRTVFRVIFMLPWFFPEAVVALLFTWIMNPMYGILNSALKGLGLISTNISWLGSKELAFPAVVFVCIWKGFPLVMTMILAGLQSISKDYYEAAKIDGASKLAQFRYITVPSLKPILTTVLILDCVWWFKQYTLVYTMTAGGPGTATNLISLSIYGTAFNDLRFGKASAWGILVFFICYLISLVSKVVTKENE from the coding sequence ATGAATTTCATGAACAAAAGTGGAATTGCTCAAATAAAAGTAAAGTCCCAGAGGCAAGGATATTACTTTACGCTTCCGATTGTCGTCATGCTGGCTGCCCTTATCATTTATCCTATGGTTTATGGGTTCTATATCAGTTTTTTCAACACGAACCTGGTGACGAAATGGAATTTTGTAGGTTTTAAATATTATACAGCGGCATTTAAAGAAGCGGCCTTTTACCAGTCGGTTCTGCTGACGACCATGTTTATGATTTTGGTCGTAGCGGGACATTTCATTTTGGGGTTTATCCTGGCTACTTTGCTTAACCGGGAATTTAAAGGAAGAACTGTTTTCCGGGTAATATTTATGCTGCCATGGTTTTTCCCGGAAGCGGTTGTGGCACTTTTATTTACCTGGATTATGAATCCCATGTACGGAATCTTAAATAGTGCGCTGAAAGGACTTGGGCTTATATCTACGAATATTTCCTGGCTGGGCAGCAAGGAGCTGGCCTTTCCGGCAGTTGTCTTTGTCTGCATCTGGAAGGGATTTCCCCTGGTCATGACCATGATCCTGGCAGGTTTGCAAAGCATATCCAAGGATTATTATGAGGCGGCAAAAATCGATGGCGCCAGCAAATTGGCTCAATTCCGGTACATTACTGTTCCGTCCTTAAAGCCTATACTGACTACGGTTTTGATCCTGGACTGCGTATGGTGGTTCAAGCAGTATACCCTGGTTTATACCATGACAGCAGGTGGCCCGGGAACTGCTACCAATTTGATCAGCTTAAGCATCTATGGAACAGCGTTCAATGATTTAAGATTTGGAAAGGCGTCTGCCTGGGGTATTCTGGTGTTCTTCATTTGCTATTTGATCAGTCTGGTGAGTAAGGTGGTGACAAAGGAAAATGAGTAG
- a CDS encoding helix-turn-helix transcriptional regulator has product MEIKINDYWEPDHFRALSEDNYNVSRSCEYEKNGMHHIHTASELLFVEEGSAEYYVVGKKYLLEKGDIMVIGGQEHHQRRLLGLPFLRYGLSVRPSYYESLNLGEDLKKVFITPSQQAFQEHYKHVDEKIFNRVTGLIKELYEEQEIQQPFRSMIERSIITEITVLLFRAFGLERTESERSEMNLRMIAIKEYIDRHYQENLDLKILSELFYLHPATISREFNKYFGKTLIKYINVVRVCEAAKLLENTNESVTAVAAKCGYDSVNTFLRQFKAVMETTPLQYRKAIHELFKRNKEETKRL; this is encoded by the coding sequence ATGGAAATCAAGATCAATGACTACTGGGAACCGGATCATTTCCGGGCCTTAAGTGAAGATAATTACAATGTCTCCAGATCCTGTGAATACGAAAAGAATGGGATGCACCATATTCATACAGCTAGTGAGCTTTTGTTTGTGGAAGAGGGATCTGCGGAATATTATGTAGTCGGAAAGAAATATCTTCTGGAAAAGGGTGACATCATGGTCATCGGAGGGCAGGAGCATCATCAGAGAAGGCTTTTGGGCCTTCCCTTCCTGCGGTATGGACTTTCGGTCCGTCCCTCTTATTATGAAAGCTTAAATCTTGGGGAAGACTTAAAAAAGGTGTTTATTACGCCTAGCCAACAGGCGTTCCAGGAGCATTATAAGCATGTGGATGAAAAGATATTCAACCGTGTGACCGGCCTTATAAAGGAATTGTATGAGGAACAGGAGATCCAACAGCCGTTCCGGTCCATGATAGAGAGGTCGATCATCACAGAGATAACTGTATTGCTGTTTCGGGCATTTGGATTGGAACGGACGGAAAGCGAACGATCCGAAATGAATCTGAGAATGATTGCAATTAAGGAATATATCGACAGGCATTATCAGGAGAATCTTGACTTAAAGATTTTAAGTGAACTTTTTTATCTCCATCCGGCTACCATCAGCAGGGAGTTTAATAAGTATTTTGGAAAGACGCTGATAAAATATATCAACGTTGTCAGGGTATGCGAGGCTGCAAAGCTGCTTGAAAACACCAATGAGAGCGTTACTGCCGTTGCTGCAAAATGTGGATATGACAGTGTAAATACATTTTTGAGGCAGTTTAAAGCGGTTATGGAAACAACTCCCCTGCAGTACCGGAAAGCGATCCATGAGTTGTTTAAAAGGAATAAAGAAGAGACTAAAAGGCTGTAA
- a CDS encoding MerR family transcriptional regulator → MPVNPYYTSGQFAKKANVSIRTVRYYDKQGLLKPSGMSEGGYRLYTDSDFAKLQKILSLKYLGFSLDEIRSITINDNDNDYVEGSLRLQLNLIRKRIEHLRLVEQTITETSKLVTDNQSVDWNKILHLIHITNMERSLVEQYKDAANINIRIGLHKKYTKNPTGWFQWLYDLMEPLDGKSVLELGCGNGELWRANWNRLPADTKICLSDLSEGMIRDVEESLKNVPGSFSFEVFDCRQIPKPDSSYHIVTANHVLFYLTNLEGALDQVQRVLKPEGVFYCSTYGSDHMKEISQLVKEFDSRITLSEVNLYDVFGLENGEEILKGNFHSVEKREYMDYLEVSDPGALMEYILSCHGNQQEYLSDRYEEFREFLKKKMEKKGFIHITKRAGAFICRK, encoded by the coding sequence ATGCCGGTGAACCCATATTATACCTCAGGCCAGTTCGCCAAAAAGGCCAATGTTTCCATTCGCACCGTCCGGTATTACGATAAGCAGGGACTATTAAAACCTTCCGGAATGAGTGAGGGAGGATACCGGCTCTATACGGATTCTGATTTTGCTAAGCTTCAAAAAATTCTTTCCTTAAAGTACCTGGGCTTTTCCTTAGATGAAATCCGCTCCATTACCATCAATGACAATGACAATGATTATGTGGAAGGTTCTCTTCGGCTTCAATTAAATCTGATCAGAAAGAGGATCGAACACTTAAGGCTTGTGGAGCAGACCATAACGGAAACGTCAAAACTGGTGACGGATAATCAGTCTGTGGACTGGAATAAAATTCTTCACTTAATCCATATTACCAATATGGAACGGTCCCTTGTGGAGCAGTATAAGGATGCGGCAAACATAAACATTCGGATCGGGCTTCACAAAAAGTATACTAAGAATCCTACTGGGTGGTTTCAGTGGCTGTATGATCTAATGGAACCTTTGGATGGAAAAAGTGTTCTGGAGCTGGGGTGCGGCAATGGGGAATTGTGGCGTGCAAACTGGAACAGGCTGCCAGCGGATACGAAGATCTGCCTGTCTGACCTTTCAGAAGGGATGATCCGGGATGTGGAAGAAAGTTTAAAAAACGTTCCCGGCTCCTTCTCCTTTGAAGTGTTTGACTGCCGTCAGATACCAAAGCCTGATAGTAGCTATCATATTGTGACCGCCAATCATGTACTGTTTTACTTAACGAATTTAGAGGGGGCATTGGATCAGGTGCAGAGAGTCCTAAAACCTGAGGGCGTTTTTTACTGCAGCACTTACGGCTCGGATCATATGAAGGAGATCAGCCAGTTGGTTAAAGAATTCGATTCCAGAATTACTCTATCCGAAGTGAATCTGTATGATGTCTTTGGGCTTGAGAATGGGGAAGAGATCTTGAAAGGTAATTTTCATTCTGTGGAAAAGAGGGAGTATATGGATTATCTGGAAGTCAGTGACCCAGGCGCTCTTATGGAGTATATACTTTCCTGTCATGGAAACCAACAAGAATATTTAAGTGACCGTTATGAGGAATTCCGGGAATTTTTGAAGAAAAAGATGGAAAAAAAGGGTTTTATCCATATTACAAAACGGGCCGGGGCATTTATCTGCAGAAAGTAA
- a CDS encoding ABC transporter substrate-binding protein: MKKRVLALFFSAVMAMSLVTGCSGKSQNETMAEKETEQAQTSTAEKGTEGETVLLTIFDGYAGEDPHGKFIYQYADEYMALHPNVIIDVQAVSTNDIYTKLSAMAATPKDVPTIFFTSADAVATLHDLGLTADISGLVPEDLKAKFANGVVDSCMLGDEMSYFPVAVQPLAVIYRADRFKEAGLEIPKTWEEFTAAAKALTKDTNNDGQMDEWGFDMVGSNNSSGQSRFMAYLWSNGIECVKEENGKWITDITEDQKFMDAFSRWTNMNAEGIVPTGITEVDYPTAANYFAMGYTSMFLTGPNALGVAYANNPDLKGNLGSFKMPGDYPGTMLGTEGYSVSAYATDAEKAAAIDYLKFFVEHDKDMQFWQSSGKIPATAEGQKADYISGEDYAGFLQQIADGCRPTVKFAGVSGLKSALGNAYASVFSNEKKNEEAVKTLVSDVDELLGDYN, from the coding sequence ATGAAGAAAAGAGTTCTTGCATTATTTTTTTCAGCTGTAATGGCAATGTCCCTGGTGACAGGCTGCAGCGGAAAGAGCCAGAATGAAACAATGGCGGAAAAGGAGACGGAACAAGCACAGACAAGTACCGCAGAAAAAGGAACCGAAGGCGAGACAGTTTTACTTACCATTTTCGATGGATATGCGGGAGAAGATCCTCACGGAAAATTCATCTATCAGTATGCAGATGAGTATATGGCACTGCATCCCAATGTGATCATTGATGTACAGGCTGTCAGCACCAATGATATTTACACAAAGCTGTCGGCTATGGCAGCTACACCAAAGGATGTGCCCACCATTTTCTTTACATCAGCAGATGCAGTTGCCACTCTTCATGACCTTGGGCTGACAGCTGATATCAGCGGGCTTGTGCCAGAGGATTTAAAAGCAAAATTTGCTAACGGTGTTGTGGACTCCTGTATGCTGGGAGATGAGATGTCATATTTTCCTGTTGCTGTTCAGCCGCTGGCCGTGATCTATCGTGCAGACAGGTTTAAGGAAGCCGGATTAGAAATTCCTAAAACATGGGAAGAGTTTACAGCTGCAGCAAAAGCCCTTACAAAGGATACCAACAATGATGGGCAGATGGATGAATGGGGATTTGACATGGTTGGCTCCAATAATTCCTCCGGTCAGAGCCGTTTCATGGCATACTTATGGTCAAACGGGATTGAATGTGTGAAAGAAGAGAACGGAAAATGGATCACTGATATTACAGAAGACCAGAAATTCATGGATGCATTTTCTAGATGGACCAACATGAATGCAGAGGGCATAGTACCGACAGGAATTACTGAGGTGGATTATCCGACTGCCGCCAATTATTTTGCTATGGGATATACAAGCATGTTCCTTACCGGGCCCAATGCTCTTGGTGTGGCCTATGCCAATAATCCTGATTTAAAGGGAAACTTGGGATCCTTTAAAATGCCTGGTGATTATCCTGGAACCATGCTTGGAACCGAAGGCTATTCCGTCAGCGCCTATGCAACTGATGCGGAAAAGGCAGCAGCCATTGATTATCTGAAGTTTTTTGTAGAGCACGATAAGGACATGCAGTTCTGGCAGAGCAGTGGAAAGATTCCGGCCACAGCAGAGGGACAGAAAGCTGACTATATATCAGGAGAGGACTATGCAGGCTTTTTACAGCAAATCGCAGACGGCTGCCGTCCAACCGTTAAGTTCGCAGGTGTAAGCGGCTTAAAGAGTGCCCTTGGAAATGCATATGCATCTGTATTCTCCAATGAAAAGAAAAACGAAGAAGCGGTAAAAACCCTGGTAAGCGATGTTGATGAATTGTTAGGGGATTATAACTAA